The Flavobacterium sp. N2270 genome contains the following window.
TATCAGCAGCAAAGGCAGTAGTTTGTCCCATAAATCCTTTTACCAATTGCGTGTGGTTTTGGCATAGCATGGTAGGAATTGGGTCCCATTTTGCAGAAAAATCCATCAACGAAAAATAATCTTGTTCCATTTTAATAATTCCTTTCTGTCTATCATTTGTAGTATCAATATCAGAAAATTCATAAACCATTGGATTTCTTTCCAAATTAAAATCTTTAAAAGCAAATGAATTTCTATAATCTATAAGTGATTGATAGTTTGCATCACTATCATCGCCATCAAACATTGGTTCACAAATGTCAATTCCTTCTGCTGATAAAGCTATATCAAAACTATCAGTTGCAGAACACATAGCAAACATAAATCCGCCACCAATAACGTAATCTCTAATTTTTGAAGCAACCGCAAGTTTTTCTTCTGAAACTTTATTATAACCAAGCTTCTTAGCTAAATTTTCAGCATCTTTTTTTTGCTCAATATACCATGGAGCATTTCTATAAGCTCCAAAAAATTTACCATATTGACCTGTAAAATCTTCATGATGTAAATGCAACCAATCGTATAAAATTAATTGATCTGATAAAACTTCTTCGTCATAAATTTCGGTATACGGAATTTCAGCATAAGTAAGAACCATGGTAACGGCATCATCCCAAGGTTGCTTTCCTTTTGGTGTATAAACCGCAATTTTGGGAGCTTTTTCTAAAACGACCGTTTCCATATTTTGAGAAGGACTGCTTATTTCTTCCAAAATTACATTCATTTTACTATCTGAAAATATTTCAAATGTAACTCCACGTATTTGACATTCTTTTCTAACTTCATCCGTATCTGGTAAAAGAAAAGAACCGCCTCGATAATTTAACAACCAACTTACTTTGTATTGTTTTTCTAAAGCCCAATAGGTAATCCCATAAGCTTTTAAGTGATTCTGTTGCCCATCTGCTTCCATAGGGAGCAAAACAAAGGAAGCAAAAACAGATGTTTGAAAAAACACAGTTAATAATATTGTATATATAATTGCTTTCATATTCTAATTATTAAAATCGAAGATAAGTCTTTTAAGAAGAATATTCAAAAGAGTTTAACTATACCCGTATAAATACCTGTTTTTAAAATTGAGAAAATCTACGCATAAAACAACAGATTTTATAAAATACATTTGAAGTATATATAAATAAATAATTATGAATACTATTTATAACAAATTATTTGAGTCAAAAGACATGAAAGTAGTTAGAAAAATAGGTTTAGTTCTCTTAATATCAACAATAGTTTTATACTTATTGCTGATTATAGAGTTATGGAAATCATAACTCTATATACTATCTTCGTTAATTTGAATAATTTTATTTTGAATTGCAAAAACTACTAATCCAGCCATATTTTTAGATTCGGTCTTAATTAGTAAGTTATTTCTATGTCCATCAACAGTTCTAGGACTAATAAATAATTTTTCAGCAATCTCTGCAGTACTCAACTGATTACAAATTAAAGATAAAACTTCTTTTTCTCTATTGGTAAGAAAATCTTCATCTAAATTACTTTTGGTATTTTGTGAAGAAGAAATTATATCTTGATGGATAACCTTCATTACATTTTCATTATAATAAAAGCCCTTATCAAAAACCTCATTAATTGTAAAAATCATTTCTTTAGGAGAAGCATTTTTAACTAAATATGACGAAGCTCCAACATTAATCATATTAGCAATAAATGATTGTGTATTATAGCTTGTTAATGCGATTGTTTTAATATTTGGAAATTTTTTATGAATTATTTTAGTAGCCTCAACGCCATTTAGTAATGGCATTTTTAAATCCATTAAAATAATATCTGGGTAATTATTACTAGTATTTAAATACTCAATTAGATCTTCACCGTTTGAAGCTTCAAAAATTATTTCAAAGTTAGGCTCTCTTTGTAAAAGAAACAAAATACCTTTTCTAAATAATTCTTCGTCGTCTGATAATATAATTTTTATTTTATCTGTCATTCTTAATAGTTAATTATTACTGTAATTCCATTTCCTATACTAGAATTACACTTAATACTTCCATTAATAAAATCAACTCTACTTTCTATATTTCTTAAACCTAATCCTTTTTTAAAAGAACCATTTTTCATATCAAATCCTAAACCGTTATCTTTAAAAATCATTTCAGTTTGGGTTTTTACTTTTTTAAAGCTAATAGAAATTTCTGTTGGTTTACCGTGTTTAATTGAATTATTTAGTAATTCTTGTAAAATTCTAAAGATATGCAATTGAGAGTTAAAATCTAAATTCTCAAATGAAACTAAATTCTCATAATTAACTTTAGCAACCTTAGTACTATTGTAATCGGCAACTAGTTCTTGAATACCAGAGTTTAAACCAAATTTTTCTAAAACAGGAGGTAATAAATCATGTGCAATTCTTCTTGAGTTTTCTAGTGCTTTGCTTGTTAGTTGAACGATATTTCCAACAATTTCTTGTTGCTCTTCAAAAGACAAATTGGGTGTAGTTAATAAATGACTGTTTAAAGAAACAACATTTAATTTTGAACTAATATCATCATGCAAATCTTGAGCAATTCGTTTTCGTTCTTCTTCTTGAGTAAAAACTACAGCTCTTAACATTTCGTTTTGATGAGTTATTTCTAAATCTTTTTTAGCAAGTTTCTGTTTAATAATTTTCTTTCTGGAGAAATAAAAGAAAACAATAAATATTATACTTGCCATTAAAAAAGAAAGTACTAAACTAACAATTAGTCTGTTTATTTCTAAAATTTCATTAGGATTATCCATTTGTAATATAAATTTACTTGTTCAATTTTTTTCTAACAAAATTAAAGTTCCAAATAATTAGTAAAGCAACAACAATAGAAAAAACAGTAGTAAAAATTACAATTTTATACAAATCTAATATGGAAATATCTAAAAATATCATATTGTATTATTTGCTGTACCTTTAATAGTTTTGTAACCTTCAATAAAAATCATCAATAAATAAAAAAGATACAATGTAATATTTATATGAACTACGTTTAAGAAATGATTAAGTGGATTATCTTTAACAATTAAAACATTTCCTGAAAGAAAAATAATTGTACTACCTAATAAATAAACCAAAATTCCTGAATTAATAAAATAAAATTTTTTATCTGAACTTAACATATTGTAAAAATGAAAAGTTGCATATATTATTAAAGTGAATGAAGTTATAAAAACTTCAATTATATTAAATTTATAAATTAATTCTGGATGTAAATAATAATGTATTCCTAAAAAAACAGGAATTATTAGTAATGAAATTTGTATTATTTTTCGTTGAATATTTACATTTATTAACTCTAAATAAAACAAACTCAGTAACAAAAATTGGAAAATAAAATAATAGTGAGACATTACTATGTTTTCAAAGCCATTATAAATCATGACTTTAGAAATAATTTCTCCAATTAAAACAACAAATAAATAAATTGCATAAATTTTAAATACTCTTCCTTTTTTAAATAAAAAAAGGAAGAACATTAACATATTCACAGCTAAAATTAAACCTGCGAAACCTGAAAAATATTTAAAAAATGATGCTAGAATGAACAATGTTATTTTAAATTAAAAAGTGGACTATTAATATCACATTTTTCAGGACAAGGTTGTGTAAAATCGTAAATAAATTGCCCTTTTGCTTCATTAATTAAATCGTTTCCATTATCATCTACACCAACCAACATAAGCTTCTGTTCATTATTTCCATCAATTCCTACATAAGCTCTAACATCTTGAACTCCTTCCTCGGCTAAAAGTTGAGTAAGATCTACATTTGGAATTAAAAATGCTTTTACTGTATTATTAGGATTTGATCTCCAAGCAGCAGCCCATTCTTGAGCTTGTTGTAATGTAATAGTGTTTTTTGCCATTTTAAAATAGTTTGTTTAGTTAAAAGTATAAATTTTACATAAAAATATACTTTAAAACTTAAACCAAAAAATTAATTGCAAAAAACAGGTATAAATACGGGGTTAATTTTTAGTAAAAAAAAATGCGGTTTTTTAATCGTATCAAATTTAAATTATTTTAAAACGGAACATCAGAATCATCATCAAAATCATTCATATTACTTCCAAAAGCTTCATTAGGAGAAGGTAAATTTGGCGTTATAAATGGGTTTGAATCATCTAAGTTCATTTTAGAAGGTAAATCATCAAATGTATTACCAAAAGTATCAAGGTTATCAAACTTACCAAGATTTCCTACGAATTTTAATCGAATATTATCTAAACCACCATTACGATGCTTTGCAACAATAAATTCAGCCTGACCTTGAGTTGGAGACTGTTCATCATCATCCCATTCATCAATTTTATAGTATTCTGGACGGTATATAAACGATACAATATCGGCATCTTGCTCAATCGCTCCAGATTCACGAAGATCAGACAACAATGGTCTCTTACTAGATCCACGAGTTTCTACAGCACGAGAAAGTTGTGAAAGTGCTATAACTGGAATTTCTAATTCTTTTGCTAATGCTTTTAAGTTTCGAGAAATAGTAGAAATTTCTTGCTCACGATTTCCGCCACCTTTACTGTTTCCACCAGCCGTCATTAATTGCAAATAATCAACAACAATAAGTTTTATACCGTGTTGAGAAGCTAAACGTCTTGCTTTTGCACGTAAATCGAAAATTGATAAAGAAGGTGTATCATCAATAAATAAAGGTGCTTTTTCTAAGTCTTTTACTTTTATTGAAAGTTGCTCCCATTCATGTTTTTCTAATTTACCCGTTCTCAATTTTTCAGAAGACAAACCTGTTTCAGAAGAAATTAAACGCGTAATTAGCTGAACTGAAGACATCTCTAAAGAGAAAAATGCAACAGGCGCTCCGTAATCGATAGCCATATTTCTAGCCATAGAAAGTGTAAATGCTGTTTTACCCATACCAGGACGAGCAGCTACAATAATTAAATCAGACGGTTGCCAACCTGAAGTTAGTTTATCTAAATCATGAAAACCTGTTGGAATTCCACTTAGACCTTCTTTACCTGCAATTTCTTCAATACGCTTTTTAGCCTGAATTACTAAACTTTGAGCTGTTTCAGAACTACGTTTAATATTACCTTGTGTTACTTCATATAATTTTGATTCAGCTTTATCAAGCAAATCAAATACATCTGTAGTTTCATCGTAAGACTCTTCAATAATTTCATTAGAAATTTTAATTAAACTTCTTTGAATGAATTTTTGAAGAATAATTCTTGAGTGAAATTCAATATGTGCTGAAGATGATATTTTTTGCGTTAACTGAATAAGATAGAAATCTCCACCAGCTAAATCTAGCTTAGCCTCTTTTTTTAATTGGGCTGAAACCGTTAATAAGTCAATAGGTTGCGTATCGTTGAAAAGTGTAACAATGGCCTCAAAAATATGTTTATGCGCTTCTTTATAAAATGCATCTGGTTGTAAAATATCAATTACTTCATCTACCCCTTTTTTATCAATCATCATTGCACCTAAAACAGCCTCCTCAAGGTCTATTGCTTGTGGTGGTAACTTTCCTTTTTCAAGGTTTATTAAAGTCGCTTTATCTGCTTTAAAAGCACTAAAGTTTTTGATGTTTTCCATTCTGCTAAGGTAATTATTTTAAATAAAAAAAAGAGTAAAATTGTAAGTACTCATATGTTAAAAAACTGTTGATAACTTCAATTATTTTGTTAATAACCAAAAAAAAATCCGAAACGGTAAGGCTTCGGACTTTTATTTGTGTAAATACAAGCTTATTCTTTGAACTCACCCATATTACTGTATTTGTCCATTCTTTTAGCTATTAATTCTTTTGTTGATAATTTATTTAATTCGTTAAAAGCTTTAGTAATATATTCTTCAACAGTTTTAAATGTAGTTTCTCTATCATGATGAGCTCCTCCTAATGGTTCAGGAATAATATCATCAATTAAATTTTGCTTTTTCATGTCAATTGCAGTCAATTTCAATGCTTCAGCTGCTTGTTCTTTAAATTCCCAGCTTCTCCATAAAATTGACGAACAAGATTCTGGAGAAATAACAGAATACCAAGTGTTTTCTAACATAAAAACTTTATCTCCAACACCAATTCCTAGTGCTCCACCCGAAGCACCTTCTCCAACAATTACAGTAATTATTGGCACTTGAAGACGAAACATCTCAAAAATATTTCGAGCAATTGCTTCTCCTTGACCTCTTTCTTCAGCTTCTAAACCTGGATAAGCTCCAGGAGTATCAATTAAAGTAACAACTGGAATACCAAACTTTTCAGCCATTCTCATTAAACGAAGGGCTTTTCTATAACCTTCTGGGTTAGCCATACCAAAATTTCGATACTGTCTTGTTTTAGTATTATAACCTTTTTGTTGACCTATTAACATATAAGATTGTCCGTTTATTTTACCTAAACCTCCAACCATTGCTTTGTCATCTTTAACTCCTCTATCTCCAAAAAGTTCTAAAAAAGTACCTTTACAAAGTGCGTTAATATGATCTAAAGTATAAGGTCTGTCAGGATGTCTAGACAATTGTACACGTTGCCAAGCAGTAAGATTCTTATATATATTTTTCTTAGTCTCTTTTAATTTTTTTTCTATTTGTTTACATGTTGCAGTAACATCAACATCAGATTCTTCACCAATTATTTGACATTTGTCTAATTGATCTTCTAACTCTTTAATAGGAAGTTCAAAATCTAAATATTCCATAGGAAATGTTTGTTTTTAGTTTCGTTTGTAAAGACAAAGATAAAATTTTCAATGAATATACCTTACATGAATTATTAATTAGTTTCTGGTTTTTTATATTTTTTTATTAATCCATTTAAAATGACTGTTAATAAAATAATTGCGGCACCTACGTAAAACATTGGATTCATGTGTTCTGAATCTTTAAAAATTAAAAGCGCAAGTATGATTCCGTAAATTGGCTCTAAGTTTATGGTTAGCATAACCGTATAAGGGCTTAAATATTTCATCACTTTTACTGAAGCAATAAAGGCATAAGCCGTACAAACTGAAGCTAATAATGTTAACCAACCTAAATCTTCGATAGAAAGTGAGAAAAATTCAGATGTAAATCCGCCTGAAAAAAGCAAGTAAATACTTAAAAAACTAACTCCACCCACTAATTCGTATAATGAAATTACAGAAGGCATGTATATTTTAGTATATTTTGCATTAATAACTGTAAAAAGAGCAGACAAGAAAGCCGAAGTTAACGCTAAAACGATTCCTAAAACATAGTCAACTTCTACATTAAATATAATGTATAATCCGCCTACTACGATTAAACCAAATAAAACTTCATACCAAACTACTTTTTTTCCAAACAATAAAGGTTCTAAAATTGATGTAAAAAAAGCTCCCGTAGATAAGCAAGCTAAGGTAACTGAAACATTAGAAACTTTTATGGCTTTAAAAAAAGTTAACCAATGTAAAGCAATTACCAATCCAGCAAATAGAAATGCAAATACTGTTTTTCTTGGAATTTTTGTTTTTATTTTTTTAAATCTAATATATATTAAGATAAAAACAACTGCTAAAGACATTCTCCACCAAACTAAAGGCAAAGCGTCTAAAGAAATTAAAGCTCCTAAAATAGCTGTAAAACCCCAAATAAAAACAATTAGATGAAGTAAAGCATAACTTTTAAAATTATCGTTTTGCATTTCTTAAAAGATAAATTGCTAAAATTCCAAAAACAAAATTAGGAATCCAAACAGCAACAAATGGATGTAAAGCAGACTTTTCTGCCATTGTTCCAAAAACTTTATCAAAAAATATAAATGTAAAGGCAATTACAATTCCTATTGCCAAGTTAACTCCCATTCCTCCCCTTCTTTTCATAGAAGATACTGCAACTGCAATTAACGTTAAAATAAATGCAGATATAGGTAAACTAAACTTTTTATAAAAAACAACTAAGTAGGTACTGATATTTGCATTTCCTTTTTCTCTTTCTTTATCTATAAACTTATATAATTCTCCTATAGACATTGTTTCTGCAACATATACAACTGGAGTTAAATCATCAGGTTCAAAATCAAAAGTCATGCTTGTTTTGTCTAAACTCTCAATAATATCATTAGCAGTTCCAATAGTTCTTTTTACATAATTATATAGAATATACTTTTTTGTTTTTTCGTCATATTTAATTCTGTTTGAATTTATTTTATAGACTAATTTATTGTCTTTAAATTTCTCAAAAGCAAAGTTAAAACCCGTTTGAGACATATAATTATAGTTACT
Protein-coding sequences here:
- a CDS encoding asparagine synthetase B, which encodes MKAIIYTILLTVFFQTSVFASFVLLPMEADGQQNHLKAYGITYWALEKQYKVSWLLNYRGGSFLLPDTDEVRKECQIRGVTFEIFSDSKMNVILEEISSPSQNMETVVLEKAPKIAVYTPKGKQPWDDAVTMVLTYAEIPYTEIYDEEVLSDQLILYDWLHLHHEDFTGQYGKFFGAYRNAPWYIEQKKDAENLAKKLGYNKVSEEKLAVASKIRDYVIGGGFMFAMCSATDSFDIALSAEGIDICEPMFDGDDSDANYQSLIDYRNSFAFKDFNLERNPMVYEFSDIDTTNDRQKGIIKMEQDYFSLMDFSAKWDPIPTMLCQNHTQLVKGFMGQTTAFAADKIKSNVLLLGENKINGEARYIHGTKGKGMFTFYGGHDPEDYQHRVGDAPTVLDLHPNSPGYRLILNNVLFPAARKKKLKT
- a CDS encoding response regulator transcription factor; amino-acid sequence: MTDKIKIILSDDEELFRKGILFLLQREPNFEIIFEASNGEDLIEYLNTSNNYPDIILMDLKMPLLNGVEATKIIHKKFPNIKTIALTSYNTQSFIANMINVGASSYLVKNASPKEMIFTINEVFDKGFYYNENVMKVIHQDIISSSQNTKSNLDEDFLTNREKEVLSLICNQLSTAEIAEKLFISPRTVDGHRNNLLIKTESKNMAGLVVFAIQNKIIQINEDSI
- a CDS encoding sensor histidine kinase — its product is MDNPNEILEINRLIVSLVLSFLMASIIFIVFFYFSRKKIIKQKLAKKDLEITHQNEMLRAVVFTQEEERKRIAQDLHDDISSKLNVVSLNSHLLTTPNLSFEEQQEIVGNIVQLTSKALENSRRIAHDLLPPVLEKFGLNSGIQELVADYNSTKVAKVNYENLVSFENLDFNSQLHIFRILQELLNNSIKHGKPTEISISFKKVKTQTEMIFKDNGLGFDMKNGSFKKGLGLRNIESRVDFINGSIKCNSSIGNGITVIINY
- the dnaB gene encoding replicative DNA helicase; the protein is MENIKNFSAFKADKATLINLEKGKLPPQAIDLEEAVLGAMMIDKKGVDEVIDILQPDAFYKEAHKHIFEAIVTLFNDTQPIDLLTVSAQLKKEAKLDLAGGDFYLIQLTQKISSSAHIEFHSRIILQKFIQRSLIKISNEIIEESYDETTDVFDLLDKAESKLYEVTQGNIKRSSETAQSLVIQAKKRIEEIAGKEGLSGIPTGFHDLDKLTSGWQPSDLIIVAARPGMGKTAFTLSMARNMAIDYGAPVAFFSLEMSSVQLITRLISSETGLSSEKLRTGKLEKHEWEQLSIKVKDLEKAPLFIDDTPSLSIFDLRAKARRLASQHGIKLIVVDYLQLMTAGGNSKGGGNREQEISTISRNLKALAKELEIPVIALSQLSRAVETRGSSKRPLLSDLRESGAIEQDADIVSFIYRPEYYKIDEWDDDEQSPTQGQAEFIVAKHRNGGLDNIRLKFVGNLGKFDNLDTFGNTFDDLPSKMNLDDSNPFITPNLPSPNEAFGSNMNDFDDDSDVPF
- a CDS encoding acetyl-CoA carboxylase carboxyltransferase subunit alpha; the protein is MEYLDFELPIKELEDQLDKCQIIGEESDVDVTATCKQIEKKLKETKKNIYKNLTAWQRVQLSRHPDRPYTLDHINALCKGTFLELFGDRGVKDDKAMVGGLGKINGQSYMLIGQQKGYNTKTRQYRNFGMANPEGYRKALRLMRMAEKFGIPVVTLIDTPGAYPGLEAEERGQGEAIARNIFEMFRLQVPIITVIVGEGASGGALGIGVGDKVFMLENTWYSVISPESCSSILWRSWEFKEQAAEALKLTAIDMKKQNLIDDIIPEPLGGAHHDRETTFKTVEEYITKAFNELNKLSTKELIAKRMDKYSNMGEFKE
- a CDS encoding DMT family transporter — protein: MQNDNFKSYALLHLIVFIWGFTAILGALISLDALPLVWWRMSLAVVFILIYIRFKKIKTKIPRKTVFAFLFAGLVIALHWLTFFKAIKVSNVSVTLACLSTGAFFTSILEPLLFGKKVVWYEVLFGLIVVGGLYIIFNVEVDYVLGIVLALTSAFLSALFTVINAKYTKIYMPSVISLYELVGGVSFLSIYLLFSGGFTSEFFSLSIEDLGWLTLLASVCTAYAFIASVKVMKYLSPYTVMLTINLEPIYGIILALLIFKDSEHMNPMFYVGAAIILLTVILNGLIKKYKKPETN
- a CDS encoding LptF/LptG family permease — protein: MKIIDKYILKRYLGTFSVMLLMFIPIGIVIDVSEKVNKMIANKVAMSDILVYYVDFTIYFANLLFPIFLFLSVIWFTSKLANNTEVIAILSSGISFNRFLRPFFVGAAIVSLFALMMGFFLVPAASKGFNDFRYKNLKGNNQTRETSDIFRQINTDEYIYVSNYNYMSQTGFNFAFEKFKDNKLVYKINSNRIKYDEKTKKYILYNYVKRTIGTANDIIESLDKTSMTFDFEPDDLTPVVYVAETMSIGELYKFIDKEREKGNANISTYLVVFYKKFSLPISAFILTLIAVAVSSMKRRGGMGVNLAIGIVIAFTFIFFDKVFGTMAEKSALHPFVAVWIPNFVFGILAIYLLRNAKR